GCTTGATAACCAATTGTAGTTTTTAGGTTACTATGACGATATAATTTTTGAAGCATTAAAGGATTAATACGGTCTCCTGCAATATTACCAAAAGTATGGCGAGCAATATGATTTGATAGATTCTTCTGAATGGCACATTTTTCTGCAATTCTTTTTAGGTATTTGTTGAATAGTTTTGAGGTATTTCGTGTTTTTGTAAAGATATCTTCTTTGCTTTTCGGATTCGCTTTTTTTAGGAATGGAAAAACATAATCAGTATTTGTTTCTTTATCAACTTCATAAAGTTTCAAAATAGCAACTGCCTTTTCGGGGATTTTTAGACTTACTGGTTTCTCATTCTTATTCATTTCATAATATAGTCTACCATCAACAAAGTTAAACCACTTCAATTCTAGTACATCAGAAATACGAACTCCTGCAAAATAATATGAAAACAGAAAAATATTCTTTGTATGCCAAATAGAAGTATTAGGCTCTAGTTTAAGGTTTTCAATTTTCTCAAGTTCTTGTTTAGTGAGACCTATTTTATTGCCAGATTGGATACGTATTTTTTCATTCTCTCCTGCAAAAGGATAATTTTTATTATTAGTTATGCCTTCTTTTATGGCTAGATTATAGAGCGTACGAATAAAGATTAACTAGATTGGTAATAGTTCTTGTTTTTTGCTCCAAATAAGAAGCGCAAAACGTCTTATACTTGCTTATAAAAGTTGTATTTATATCTTGAAATGATAAACTTTTATTTTTGGAATAAGCTTTTATTTCGTCAACAATAGAATTCTCATATTTACGAGCTTTTGAGATTCGGATTTTTCGTCGTTCTCTAATCTCATCCATAACCAATAGTTTTGGGTTAGCGGGATTATGATTCAAGAACTCTTGAATATTGTGAAGTATAGATAATTCTGATTTAGCAACTGAAAAAGTTCCTTTGGTGTATTTGTCTTTAATTCTATCAGATGCTAATTGAAAGAAAGATACATTAGAGCCTTTTCTTTTAACTTTAGTTTGTATTTGTTGCGTAGTGAAATTCTCATCATTAGTTTCGGCTTCCAAAAGGGTAGCATGAGCTTCGCTCAAGCGCTTTAAAAGTAGATTATTTAAGCGTGTAGAATTAGGGTGCGATTTTTTGACTTTATTAGATTTTGCATCCCAATCTTTTTCAAAAATGTACTTCCCAGTAAAAATATATCTTGTTTTTCTATTTTTTGTTATTCTTAAAGCTAAAGGAAGTGAACCATCTTTCTTCTTATCGTGCTTCCAAAGTATTATCTTTACTGACCCCATAGTTAATTCGTTGAAGTGTAAAGATAAGTGATTTTGATAAATTTACCTAAAACATACCTAAAACAAATTACGATTTTATATGGTTTTATACGGTTTTATTTAATTTCTGATAAATTATAAAATACTGATAATCAATTATATTGTTATTTATTGGTATTATAAAGACAAAGCTCATAACCCGAAGGTCGCAAGTTCGAGTCCTGCTCCCGCTACTAAAATAAGCCATTGATTATCAGTCAATAAAACTGTAAATTGATGGCTTTTTTTACTTGGTGAAATAATGAGCACATACAGTAAAAACCAGTTCATGTCGCCTAATACGTGAAAGCCAAAATGAGTTCTTTGTTTAAAATAGCTATCTCTTAACCCATATTATCAAGAATCTCTCCGTATTCTTTTGCCTTGTCATTCATCTCTAAGATCTCATACAAGCTTTTTAACACTTTTACGGTTTCAACGGTTCTTTTTAAGCTATCTGCTTTTTCCAAATAAGGCAATGCTTCTTTATATATCAATATTTTTTTTGCCTGTAGATCATCGTATTTATCAAAATCAGTTAAGCCTTCCATTTGATCATTGATTTCACTTTCTTTGGCAATAATCAATCTATACATACTTGAATATGCATCTGCATAATCGGGTTTTAACTCGATTGCTTTTTTGAAATAGCCCATAGCTTCTTCTTCTTTACCTTTTTTATCGCTGTTTATAATTCCTAGATTATAATACAGAAGATGATTATTGGGAGCTAACTCAACGGCTTTCTTCAATAGTTTTTCAAACTCATCCATTTTTTCCAATTTGATATAAAAATCCGCTTCGGTTAGTAAGAGATTAAGATCGTCGGGGTCTTGAGCCCTCGCTTCTTTAATCATTTTAACAGCTTCTTTATATCTGTCGAGTTTAGCTAAAATAGCTGCAATATATTTGATAATACTCGCTTTTTTGGAGGAGGTTACTTCATCTCTGGGCTCTTTAAACTGACCTAATCTTACCATATTGTCTCTCTGAGTTTTACTCCCCAGATTTCTTTCTATTCCTGTCGCTTTTTCTTTGGCATAATAAATGGTGGTAATACCTGTATAGCCAATATCTTTCAATTGCCGATATTTCTCTAAAGCACCTTCAAAATCCTGAGCATTATAAGAACTCAATGCAGAATTTTGGAGGGAAGCAGTATCCGTAGGATCCAGCGTATATGCTAACAAAAAATCTTTGGCAGCATTAAGAAAATCCTTATCTTTTGTAAATAAAGTGGCTGCTCTGTTTGAAACTTCAACAACCATTTCATCTACCATAGGTTTTGCAGTCGCAGCATATTTTTTTCTACCGGAAGTGTTCTCAACATCTTGTAAGTTTTTAAAAGCCGTTGCTGCAGCTTCATATTTTCTAACTCCCTTATATGCCTGAACTTCCAAATAGTGAAATTTTGCTCTTGTTTTTACATCCATGTTAGATACCAAGCTTTTAGCTGCCATTAATGCCGTAGAAGCTGTTCTATAATCTGATTTTTTAATTGCTTTCTCTGCAGTTTTTAATTCGCTTTTTTGTGCAAAAAGGCCTACTGCTATAAGGCTCACAAAAATGACTAATACTTGTTTTCTCATGTCGTTATTATTTAGATTCTAAATTTTATTCATTTTCGTTTCCATTATTCTCAATTTCCATACCATTATTTTCAGAATCCTCTTCATACCTTACCTTTGCTACTGCAGCAATACTATCATCTTCTTTTATATTGATTAGTTTCACTCCTTGAGTAGCCCTACCCATCACGCGTAAATCTTCCACTGCCATTCTAATAGTAATCCCTGACTTATTAATAATCATTAAATCATTACTATCATCTACATTTTTAATGGCGACCAAATTACCTGTTTTTTCCGAGATATTCAATGTTTTCACTCCTTTACCTCCTCTGTTCGTAATTCTATAGTCTTCTAATTTGGAGCGTTTGCCATATCCTTTTTCAGAAACTACCAAAATATTACTTTCCATATCATTTACGGCAATCATACCCACCACTTCGTCGTTCTCATCTGCAAGAGTAATGCCTCTCACTCCGGATGCTATTCTACCCATAGGCCTTGTTTTTGCTTCCTCAAAACGGATAGACTTTCCAGATTTCAGAGCCAACATTACCTGACTATCTCCTGTGGTTAATTTTGCTTCCAGTAATTCATCATCTTCCCTGATAGTAATAGCATTGATTCCATTGGTTCTTGGCCTCGAGTACTGCTCCAGAGGAGTTTTTTTAACCTGTCCCTTCTTAGTGGCCATAATTACATAATGACTGTTTACATAATCTTCATCTTTCAAATCTTGAGTTACCAAAAATGCTTTTACTTTATCATCTTGTCCTATGTTAATCAGGTTCTGAATAGCTCTCCCTTTTGATGTTTTACCTCCTTCGGGAATTTCATAAACCCGCATCCAGAATACTTTTCCTTTCTGAGTAAAGAATAACATATACTGATGATTGGTTCCTATAAACAGGTGCTCTAAGAAATCTTCATTTCTGGTGGTCACCCCTTTTTGTCCGCGCCCCCCCCTGTTTTGTACTTTGTATTCGTCCAAATTGGTACGTTTCAGATATCCGGCATTAGAAATAGTTACTACTACTTTGGAATCAGGAATCATGTCCTCTATTCTCATATCGCCACCGGTATATTCTATGGTGGAACGGCGTTCGTCTCCATATTTATCCCTGATACGAACTAATTCATCTTTGATGATTTGATAGCGTCTTGGTTCATTGGATAATATGTCTTTTAAATCGGCAATGGTTTTTACAATTTCATCAAATTCCGCTCGTAATTTATCCTGCTCCAAACCGGTAAGATTACGAAGTCTCATTTCAACAATTGCTTTTGCCTGGGTTTCGGTCAGTTCAAACCGAACCGTCAGGCTGTCCCGGGCTTCATCTGCATTCTTAGAGCCTCTGATTATTTTGATCACTTCATCAATATTATCAGATGCAATAATCAGCCCTTCCAGAATATGTGCTCTGGCCTCTGCTTTCTTTAATTCGTATTCGGCTCTTTTAACAACAACTTCATGCCTGTGTGCTACGAAATAATGAATTAATTGTTTTAAATTTAATTGCTCCGGTTTTCCCTTTACTAATGCAATATTATTTACACTAAAAGAAGTCTGCAGTGCAGTATATTTAAATAATTTGTTTAGAATAATATTAGGAATTGCATCGCGTTTCAACACATATACAATGCGCATTCCGTTTCTATCGGACTCATCTCTTATATTAACAATACCTTCCAGTTTCTTATCGTTTACCAGTTCGGCTGTTTTTTTAATCATTTCCGCTTTGTTAACCTGATATGGAATTTCAGTAACCACGATAGATTCTTTGCCTTTTACTTCTTCTATAACGGCTTTTGCACGCATTACAATCCTCCCTCTACCCGTATGGAAAGCATCTTTAACACCTTCGTAACCGTAAATAATTCCTCCTG
This window of the Flavobacteriaceae bacterium genome carries:
- a CDS encoding tetratricopeptide repeat protein encodes the protein MRKQVLVIFVSLIAVGLFAQKSELKTAEKAIKKSDYRTASTALMAAKSLVSNMDVKTRAKFHYLEVQAYKGVRKYEAAATAFKNLQDVENTSGRKKYAATAKPMVDEMVVEVSNRAATLFTKDKDFLNAAKDFLLAYTLDPTDTASLQNSALSSYNAQDFEGALEKYRQLKDIGYTGITTIYYAKEKATGIERNLGSKTQRDNMVRLGQFKEPRDEVTSSKKASIIKYIAAILAKLDRYKEAVKMIKEARAQDPDDLNLLLTEADFYIKLEKMDEFEKLLKKAVELAPNNHLLYYNLGIINSDKKGKEEEAMGYFKKAIELKPDYADAYSSMYRLIIAKESEINDQMEGLTDFDKYDDLQAKKILIYKEALPYLEKADSLKRTVETVKVLKSLYEILEMNDKAKEYGEILDNMG
- the gyrA gene encoding DNA gyrase subunit A, with the protein product MIEGEKLIPINIEEQMKSAYIDYSMSVIVSRALPDVRDGLKPVHRRVLYGMHELGVKATGAYKKSARIVGEVLGKYHPHGDTSVYDSMVRMAQDWSVRYMMIDGQGNFGSVDGDSPAAMRYTEVRMQKISEEMLSDIEKETVDYQLNFDDTLKEPTVLPTRIPNLLINGASGIAVGMATNMAPHNLTEVINGTIAYIDNRDIEIDELMQLIKAPDFPTGGIIYGYEGVKDAFHTGRGRIVMRAKAVIEEVKGKESIVVTEIPYQVNKAEMIKKTAELVNDKKLEGIVNIRDESDRNGMRIVYVLKRDAIPNIILNKLFKYTALQTSFSVNNIALVKGKPEQLNLKQLIHYFVAHRHEVVVKRAEYELKKAEARAHILEGLIIASDNIDEVIKIIRGSKNADEARDSLTVRFELTETQAKAIVEMRLRNLTGLEQDKLRAEFDEIVKTIADLKDILSNEPRRYQIIKDELVRIRDKYGDERRSTIEYTGGDMRIEDMIPDSKVVVTISNAGYLKRTNLDEYKVQNRGGRGQKGVTTRNEDFLEHLFIGTNHQYMLFFTQKGKVFWMRVYEIPEGGKTSKGRAIQNLINIGQDDKVKAFLVTQDLKDEDYVNSHYVIMATKKGQVKKTPLEQYSRPRTNGINAITIREDDELLEAKLTTGDSQVMLALKSGKSIRFEEAKTRPMGRIASGVRGITLADENDEVVGMIAVNDMESNILVVSEKGYGKRSKLEDYRITNRGGKGVKTLNISEKTGNLVAIKNVDDSNDLMIINKSGITIRMAVEDLRVMGRATQGVKLINIKEDDSIAAVAKVRYEEDSENNGMEIENNGNENE